One Pirellulales bacterium genomic region harbors:
- a CDS encoding DUF1559 domain-containing protein, whose protein sequence is MESKKNMKSTMRTADSGRAPRFDLPAGQAGFTLVELLVVIFIIGLLVALLLPAVSKAREAGRRVQCLNNLKQIGVGMNVHINTHKALPTGTIQPYYRYHGYLFWRDILPFMEQNEVFKIIKKYEGHEERGAPLNPSIRLKLNGVGVNWLSCPSSPWPKMIYYPRAPDYGVYTDVELQASDYAGVSGSVEGKQSVVFGGTVRASSGVLHTYVEDGTYQHNELKNGWRGRQPGIKPREITDGLSRTLMVAEASGEMLHPDDPAPKTGRTSDYFLQGCCCADWQPTCHRGLMTVRHPIGTFDASAVGTGNVGAPHQPINSMHPIGGCVVLCDGSTHFLNDQTNIKVLYHLADRNDGFSVGDYGAGK, encoded by the coding sequence ATGGAGTCCAAAAAGAACATGAAATCCACGATGAGAACCGCTGATAGCGGCCGCGCGCCGCGATTCGATTTACCCGCGGGGCAAGCGGGCTTTACCCTGGTTGAACTGCTGGTCGTGATTTTTATCATCGGGCTATTGGTGGCGCTCTTGCTCCCCGCGGTCAGCAAAGCGCGCGAGGCTGGCCGCCGCGTTCAGTGTCTCAATAACCTCAAGCAAATCGGCGTGGGAATGAACGTCCACATCAACACCCACAAGGCGCTCCCCACGGGTACCATTCAGCCCTATTATCGCTATCATGGCTATCTATTTTGGCGGGATATTTTGCCATTCATGGAACAAAACGAAGTCTTTAAAATTATTAAAAAATATGAAGGGCACGAGGAACGGGGCGCGCCCCTCAATCCCTCGATTCGACTCAAACTTAACGGCGTAGGCGTTAATTGGTTGAGTTGCCCCTCTTCCCCCTGGCCCAAGATGATTTATTACCCCCGGGCGCCCGATTATGGCGTTTACACCGATGTGGAATTGCAGGCCTCCGACTATGCGGGCGTATCGGGATCGGTCGAAGGGAAGCAATCGGTGGTCTTTGGTGGCACGGTCCGGGCCAGTTCAGGTGTGCTGCACACCTATGTCGAGGACGGAACATACCAGCATAATGAACTAAAGAATGGTTGGCGCGGCCGCCAACCCGGCATCAAGCCGCGGGAAATCACCGACGGCCTCTCCCGGACGCTGATGGTGGCGGAAGCCTCCGGGGAAATGCTGCACCCGGATGATCCCGCCCCCAAAACTGGGCGAACATCGGATTATTTCTTGCAAGGTTGTTGCTGCGCCGATTGGCAGCCCACTTGCCATCGCGGACTCATGACCGTGCGGCACCCCATCGGCACGTTTGACGCCAGCGCGGTCGGCACGGGCAATGTTGGTGCTCCCCACCAACCGATTAACTCCATGCATCCCATCGGCGGCTGCGTGGTCCTGTGCGACGGCTCCACGCATTTTTTAAATGACCAGACAAACATCAAAGTCCTCTATCACCTGGCCGATCGCAATGACGGCTTTAGCGTGGGTGACTATGGAGCAGGCAAATAA
- a CDS encoding carboxypeptidase-like regulatory domain-containing protein yields MPDTRLTIAEFYCRSISWGICFLIISCLCGCGNNLAVVTGTVTLQGKPLAGAMISFNNPDTGMSREFKIKPDGTYEVKILEGKGLPPGKYLVAVHPHYSHIPPNPGPDGQIRSDNPIDLIPPKYRNYQTSDLVLDLPPEGKVFDVTVPVK; encoded by the coding sequence GTGCCAGATACTCGCTTAACAATCGCCGAATTTTACTGCCGCTCGATTAGTTGGGGGATCTGCTTTTTGATTATCTCCTGCCTTTGTGGCTGCGGAAATAATCTGGCCGTGGTAACAGGTACTGTCACTCTGCAGGGTAAACCGCTGGCAGGAGCCATGATCTCCTTTAATAATCCCGACACCGGGATGTCCCGTGAATTTAAAATAAAACCTGATGGCACTTATGAGGTCAAAATTTTGGAGGGAAAAGGCCTCCCCCCCGGCAAATACCTGGTGGCGGTTCACCCCCATTATTCGCATATCCCGCCTAATCCCGGCCCGGATGGCCAAATACGTTCTGATAACCCAATCGATCTCATCCCGCCTAAATATCGCAATTATCAAACCAGCGATTTAGTGCTGGATCTTCCCCCCGAGGGGAAAGTTTTTGATGTCACGGTGCCAGTCAAGTAG
- a CDS encoding substrate-binding domain-containing protein has protein sequence MQQAKRIALLIDTATSWGRGIIRGIRQFNDTHENWSLYLQPWGNFDRFCLPRPWHGDGVIARVSSAQIAEELLEFGGPVVNVSWTNFGAGQFARCIPNPRTVARLAIEHFRELGLANFAYAGCTVFRPGQADDLGQCYAHELLKLGYDCSSHQSKQRYKTRQAWEEQLEHLVQWLKSLPKPAGVLCWDAICAHQVTEACHIAGLALPEELAILAGDYDEVMCGTAKPPLSSVDLPGEQVGYQAANLLKELIEGAAVPPEPLLVDPISVTVRHSTDSVAIDDPLLSQAIRFIREHAIKGITVKDILRHVPLCRRALEQGLMKYLRRSPAEEIRRIRLQHAQNLLLYSRLSMPEVAKACGFANSDHLLRNFRRALGISPTLYRRKHLKSIKK, from the coding sequence ATGCAACAGGCCAAGCGTATCGCCTTGTTAATTGATACCGCCACCTCCTGGGGCCGGGGGATCATTCGCGGTATTCGCCAATTCAACGACACTCACGAAAATTGGAGTTTGTATCTCCAACCGTGGGGAAATTTTGACCGTTTTTGCCTTCCCCGTCCATGGCATGGGGATGGCGTCATTGCCCGTGTGAGCAGTGCGCAAATCGCCGAAGAGCTGTTAGAGTTTGGCGGTCCGGTGGTGAATGTGTCGTGGACAAATTTTGGCGCTGGCCAGTTTGCCCGCTGCATTCCCAATCCCCGAACTGTCGCCCGCCTGGCGATCGAGCATTTTCGCGAATTGGGACTGGCCAACTTTGCCTATGCAGGCTGCACGGTTTTTCGCCCCGGCCAAGCCGACGACCTGGGCCAGTGCTACGCCCATGAATTACTAAAGCTGGGTTACGATTGCAGCAGCCATCAGTCCAAGCAGCGGTATAAAACGCGGCAAGCGTGGGAAGAGCAGTTGGAGCATCTGGTGCAGTGGCTCAAAAGCCTGCCGAAACCCGCGGGGGTGTTATGCTGGGACGCGATTTGCGCGCATCAAGTGACCGAGGCCTGCCACATCGCCGGTTTAGCCTTGCCGGAAGAGTTGGCGATCTTGGCGGGGGATTATGATGAAGTGATGTGCGGCACGGCCAAGCCGCCCCTGTCCTCCGTGGACTTACCGGGGGAACAAGTGGGTTATCAAGCGGCAAACCTCTTAAAGGAATTAATCGAGGGTGCTGCCGTTCCTCCCGAACCCCTCTTGGTTGATCCCATTAGCGTGACGGTGCGGCATTCGACGGATTCCGTGGCTATCGACGATCCCCTGTTATCGCAGGCGATCCGTTTCATTCGCGAGCATGCGATCAAGGGGATCACCGTCAAGGATATTTTGCGTCATGTGCCGCTGTGCCGCCGCGCCCTGGAACAGGGACTTATGAAGTATCTGCGACGCTCTCCCGCCGAAGAAATCCGCCGCATCCGCCTGCAACACGCCCAAAACCTGCTCTTGTATTCCCGCTTATCAATGCCCGAGGTCGCCAAGGCTTGCGGCTTTGCAAATTCCGACCATTTGCTTCGCAACTTTCGCCGGGCGCTGGGCATCTCTCCCACGCTGTACCGCCGCAAGCATCTCAAAAGCATAAAAAAGTAA